A stretch of the Fusobacterium varium genome encodes the following:
- a CDS encoding putative amino acid permease, producing MSNSNTISSTKDLDRVLGKKDFFAIAVGQIIGAGIFSLLPQAIGLTGRSASFAFAIAAVLTLLKLAPRLFVLGSVRMRGGSYTYIALLSTNVLAGAYLIIHILSNISLSMYALSIGQYFGQAVHGINIQIVAIVVLTIVTLVNLVGVKNAARVQQLLVVCLMAALAIFTAFGIFKVDYVEYMKPEGMFTDGPLGFCSAAAILTFACGGAQNIINFSAEAKDPTKDMPFVIIVSTAVVAIFYAFMAIVATGILPIGDVMGQPLSLVASKILPGPLYVFFLIGGAMFALLTTLNAQMGWCTKPLLQGCIDGWLPKKLGAINSKYKTPHNLILFFYLVGLLPLIFSFNMNTISGTAVFASNVMDVLLAVFVFRLPQVIPNEWNKSRWHTTTGVLWFWTILGTLASIFGAYMSLRTMTWSKMGVNLLVCVIALLFGYFREKSGKVEMEISYEEQ from the coding sequence ATGAGTAATTCAAATACTATTAGCAGCACAAAAGATTTAGATAGAGTTTTAGGGAAAAAGGATTTCTTTGCTATTGCTGTGGGGCAGATTATAGGGGCTGGAATTTTTTCACTTTTACCACAAGCTATAGGATTGACTGGTCGTTCTGCAAGTTTTGCATTTGCTATAGCAGCTGTTCTTACATTACTGAAATTAGCTCCAAGACTTTTTGTATTGGGTTCTGTGCGTATGCGTGGGGGTAGTTATACATATATTGCTTTGCTATCTACTAATGTACTTGCTGGGGCTTATTTAATCATTCATATTTTAAGTAATATTTCTTTATCCATGTATGCCTTGTCAATTGGACAGTATTTTGGACAAGCGGTCCATGGAATAAATATTCAAATTGTAGCAATAGTAGTTTTGACAATAGTAACATTGGTTAATCTTGTTGGAGTTAAAAATGCAGCAAGAGTACAGCAGCTCTTGGTTGTATGTTTAATGGCGGCATTAGCTATTTTTACTGCATTTGGAATATTTAAAGTTGATTATGTAGAATATATGAAACCAGAAGGAATGTTTACAGATGGACCATTAGGATTTTGCAGTGCAGCAGCTATACTGACATTTGCTTGTGGAGGAGCTCAAAATATTATTAACTTCTCTGCTGAAGCAAAAGATCCAACTAAAGATATGCCATTTGTTATAATTGTTTCTACAGCAGTTGTAGCTATATTTTATGCATTTATGGCAATAGTTGCAACTGGAATACTTCCTATAGGAGATGTTATGGGGCAGCCATTATCTCTGGTGGCTTCTAAAATTTTACCAGGACCATTATATGTATTTTTCTTAATTGGAGGAGCAATGTTTGCACTTCTAACTACTTTGAATGCTCAAATGGGTTGGTGCACAAAGCCATTGCTTCAAGGTTGTATAGATGGATGGCTTCCTAAAAAATTAGGAGCTATAAACTCTAAATATAAAACTCCTCATAATTTAATACTATTCTTTTATTTAGTTGGATTACTCCCATTAATATTTAGCTTTAATATGAACACTATTTCAGGAACAGCGGTGTTCGCATCTAATGTAATGGATGTACTCCTTGCAGTATTCGTATTTCGTCTGCCGCAAGTTATTCCTAATGAATGGAACAAATCACGTTGGCATACAACTACAGGGGTATTATGGTTCTGGACAATACTTGGAACTTTGGCAAGTATATTTGGAGCATATATGAGTCTTCGTACTATGACATGGTCAAAAATGGGAGTTAATTTATTAGTGTGCGTAATTGCTCTGTTATTTGGATACTTCCGTGAAAAAAGTGGAAAAGTAGAAATGGAAATCAGTTACGAAGAACAATAA
- a CDS encoding putative cystathionine beta-lyase, whose protein sequence is MNKEKFLKENCPDRHNTNCSKWDILEKKYGDSELISMWVADMDFKAPKEVIEALRKKIDFGIFGYSLTKDEYYESFIQWEKKYHNWEVKKDWIRFTPGVVTGIFWCVNMLTQKDDAIIINMPVYYPFHHAIEDVGRKLVYSELINTNGVYTVDFDDFERKIVENNVKLYILCSPHNPVGRVWKEEELDKLFAICKKHNVKVISDEIHHDLIIGDHPHIPSAIVSKGKYADIMIVLTAASKTFNLAGMKNSFVIIPGEELRKKFDDLIVTLHEDTGNMLGYYAVEAAYTHGREWLDTVIEIIRDNYNYIKVRLAKELPEAKLSPLEGTYLAWLDLSAYTGKAGEDGMKDFVQNKARLAVDYGDWFGIGGKGFIRLNLATTPEWVEKAVDGLVSAMAK, encoded by the coding sequence ATGAACAAAGAAAAATTTTTAAAGGAGAATTGTCCTGATCGTCATAATACCAACTGTTCAAAATGGGATATTTTAGAGAAGAAATATGGAGATTCAGAACTAATATCAATGTGGGTTGCAGATATGGATTTCAAAGCTCCAAAAGAAGTAATAGAAGCACTTCGTAAAAAAATTGATTTTGGAATATTTGGATATTCACTTACAAAAGATGAATATTATGAATCTTTTATTCAGTGGGAAAAGAAATATCATAACTGGGAAGTTAAAAAAGATTGGATTCGTTTTACTCCTGGAGTTGTAACTGGTATTTTCTGGTGTGTTAATATGCTTACACAAAAAGATGATGCTATTATTATAAATATGCCAGTGTATTATCCATTCCATCATGCAATAGAAGATGTTGGAAGAAAACTGGTATACAGTGAATTAATAAACACAAATGGAGTTTATACAGTAGATTTTGATGATTTTGAAAGAAAAATAGTTGAGAATAATGTTAAATTATATATTTTATGCAGTCCTCATAATCCAGTTGGACGTGTTTGGAAGGAAGAAGAATTAGATAAACTTTTTGCTATTTGTAAAAAACATAATGTTAAAGTTATAAGTGATGAAATACATCATGATCTAATTATAGGTGACCATCCTCATATCCCTTCTGCAATAGTATCAAAAGGAAAATATGCTGATATTATGATTGTTTTAACAGCCGCTTCAAAAACATTCAATTTAGCTGGAATGAAAAATTCTTTTGTTATTATTCCAGGAGAAGAACTTCGTAAAAAATTTGATGATTTGATAGTTACTCTTCATGAAGATACAGGAAATATGCTGGGATATTATGCTGTAGAAGCTGCATATACCCATGGAAGAGAATGGCTTGATACAGTTATAGAGATTATTAGAGATAATTATAATTATATAAAGGTTCGTTTAGCAAAAGAATTACCAGAAGCTAAATTGAGTCCATTAGAAGGTACTTATCTTGCATGGTTGGATTTAAGTGCTTATACAGGAAAAGCTGGTGAAGATGGAATGAAAGATTTTGTTCAAAATAAAGCTCGTTTAGCTGTTGATTATGGTGATTGGTTTGGAATAGGGGGAAAAGGATTTATCAGATTAAATTTGGCAACAACTCCAGAATGGGTAGAAAAAGCAGTTGATGGGTTAGTTTCTGCTATGGCTAAATAA
- a CDS encoding putative transcriptional regulator, producing the protein MNLKKKKEPSAELFHMMKERINHIYNFVKLYNDYTNTPHTYGTEDKINMLGIHILTDIEENPKITVTELASKWYRTKGGISQIIKMLEENGYIFKEKGETNKKIFHLYPTPKGAELSLAHKMYDLKNLNHTIEYLLEHCTEEEIYAFHKVIDCYIKILSNNQTQGK; encoded by the coding sequence ATGAACTTGAAGAAGAAAAAAGAACCAAGTGCTGAACTTTTTCATATGATGAAAGAAAGAATTAATCATATTTATAACTTTGTAAAATTATACAATGATTATACTAATACTCCTCATACTTATGGAACTGAGGATAAGATAAATATGTTGGGAATACATATTCTTACTGATATTGAGGAAAATCCTAAAATCACTGTTACAGAATTAGCTTCTAAATGGTACAGAACTAAAGGTGGGATTTCCCAAATTATTAAAATGCTGGAGGAAAATGGATATATTTTTAAAGAGAAAGGTGAAACTAATAAAAAAATCTTTCATCTATATCCAACTCCAAAAGGTGCAGAATTAAGTCTTGCTCACAAAATGTATGATTTAAAAAATTTAAATCATACTATTGAATATCTTCTTGAACATTGTACTGAAGAAGAAATCTATGCTTTTCATAAAGTAATTGATTGCTATATTAAAATATTGAGCAATAACCAAACTCAAGGTAAATAA
- a CDS encoding autotransporter gives MIKEMEKALKRYLKGKNRITMGVVVAFLLGSSFAFGDVTIKYDTAASTLIVQDDLGTNIGTVTKNPAGEFTWTLPEGANITETVKIDDTVNTNNIKVNIVNSGTISSSGTTGKSGNGLFSYSDTSSSIIGNITNSGNISGNSTGGDSSGNGIYACSDSYISISSSIIGNITNSGIISGSTTGSRNDSGNGIYSSSVNGDSTIGDITNSGIISGNGSSSTSGNGIYSSSYRFDSYLESKIDNITNNGIISGNDSDGYDSGNGIYSYSSTTNGSTKSKIDNITNYGIISGNNSSSAGHGIYLRSISGPAIIESISNYGVIMGNGKGIYVDGDSRSSSSSGITNYNNYGLIIGRTPVKIEGGIEITNPEGQGMAVTLDGSGNITSIALGTGGSTGIYSIVNTQLRDNLGSAVSSGAVDSYDVYTSDQSISDTIINGAGVNSGTVTIEADKNFSLNGGIINAYKTAVTVKDGASFTGTDVTINGGGLDKTTPVISGDSGANTVNISGNSFINGKVDLEDGDDTLSIGNSTQINGDIDGGTGTDTLYFGSAIARAVGNDNINLFHKISNVEEININQKVTAFETSEITGADKINIGKNGELVLRIDGTNSNKHALSNGNSSGTIDSDGGKLLLALNGVSDGSTIDMGMNLGDGIYGVENPDIEYRDLFTLDTTSYLHSIRKTPGSSTITVETKSTLPLSPTTPEYTNYGKLNKIYQSMRVVDGVKEFNVDTDEKFSSFMGYLNDIYAGNPYSYSSELSRKSMGMFRDIATENSFKADTGKWMIYGGLTHIDGGTKDTYYGKGYYTYDIGSSDIDSDTKITGAYMLGEYGVSDDFKAGVAVGGNKFKSDLSNGSKVDGDALYIGGYAKKYLGNLKVTAGAGFQYGDYDADRTAAGREITETRSYSSSYNDLTYDIYLNGRYSLNIGDNLYLEPYGTLSYTYVKQDGADEGNKTLAIETDSQSFDYTVGKMGIDLKKVIPHEKGKSTLSVGASYTKILDGADEEYITGRFKGGSDFDILVAHKNEHSLGLNAKYALELENGILFDVKGSYAIERDSHNQSGKNKTGGEWIVGTGLGYKF, from the coding sequence ATGATTAAAGAAATGGAGAAAGCTTTAAAAAGATATCTAAAGGGAAAGAATAGAATAACAATGGGAGTGGTAGTAGCTTTTTTACTGGGAAGCAGTTTTGCATTTGGAGATGTTACGATAAAATATGATACTGCAGCTTCAACTCTTATTGTACAAGATGATTTAGGAACTAATATAGGAACAGTAACAAAAAATCCTGCTGGTGAATTTACCTGGACATTACCAGAAGGAGCAAATATAACTGAAACTGTAAAAATAGATGATACAGTAAATACAAATAATATTAAAGTAAATATAGTGAACAGTGGAACTATAAGCAGTTCTGGAACTACAGGTAAATCAGGAAATGGATTATTTTCTTATTCTGATACTTCAAGTAGTATAATAGGAAATATAACAAATAGTGGAAATATAAGTGGAAACAGTACTGGAGGAGATAGTTCAGGAAATGGAATTTATGCCTGCTCAGATTCATATATTTCCATTTCAAGTAGTATAATAGGAAATATAACAAATAGTGGAATAATTAGTGGTAGTACTACTGGTAGTAGAAACGATTCAGGAAATGGAATTTATTCTTCTTCTGTGAATGGAGATAGTACAATAGGAGATATAACAAATAGTGGAATAATTAGCGGAAATGGTTCTAGTAGTACTAGCGGAAATGGAATTTATTCTAGTTCTTATCGTTTTGATTCTTACCTAGAGAGTAAAATAGATAACATAACAAATAATGGAATAATTAGTGGAAATGACAGTGATGGATATGATTCAGGAAATGGAATTTATTCTTATTCTTCTACTACTAATGGTTCTACAAAGAGTAAAATAGACAATATAACGAATTATGGAATAATTAGTGGAAATAATAGTAGTAGTGCTGGACATGGAATTTATCTTCGTTCTATTTCTGGTCCGGCAATAATAGAATCAATTTCAAATTATGGTGTTATAATGGGAAATGGCAAGGGAATATATGTTGATGGAGATTCTAGGTCTAGTTCTAGTTCGGGAATTACTAACTACAATAACTATGGACTTATAATAGGAAGGACACCAGTTAAAATTGAAGGTGGAATAGAAATTACTAATCCTGAAGGACAGGGAATGGCTGTAACTCTTGATGGAAGTGGAAATATAACTTCTATTGCTTTAGGAACTGGAGGAAGTACAGGAATATATTCTATAGTGAATACTCAATTAAGAGATAATTTAGGAAGCGCAGTATCATCTGGTGCAGTAGATTCATATGATGTATATACAAGCGACCAAAGTATTTCAGATACTATTATCAATGGTGCTGGTGTAAATAGTGGAACAGTGACAATAGAAGCAGATAAGAATTTTTCACTTAATGGCGGAATTATTAATGCCTATAAAACTGCTGTTACAGTTAAAGATGGAGCTTCATTTACTGGTACAGATGTAACAATCAATGGTGGGGGCTTAGATAAAACTACTCCTGTTATTTCTGGAGATTCAGGAGCTAATACAGTAAATATATCTGGAAATTCTTTTATCAATGGAAAAGTTGATTTAGAAGATGGAGATGATACTTTATCTATTGGAAATTCCACTCAAATCAATGGAGATATAGATGGTGGAACAGGAACTGATACTCTTTATTTTGGTTCAGCTATTGCCAGAGCAGTGGGAAATGATAATATAAATCTTTTCCATAAAATATCAAATGTGGAAGAAATAAATATAAATCAAAAAGTAACTGCATTTGAAACTTCTGAAATTACAGGAGCAGATAAGATTAATATTGGTAAAAATGGGGAGCTTGTATTAAGAATAGATGGAACAAATAGTAATAAACATGCACTTTCCAATGGAAATAGTAGTGGAACAATAGATTCAGATGGTGGAAAACTTCTTCTTGCGCTTAATGGAGTATCTGATGGAAGTACAATAGATATGGGAATGAATCTTGGAGATGGAATATATGGAGTGGAAAATCCAGACATAGAATATAGAGATTTATTTACTTTAGATACAACTTCATATTTACATTCTATTAGAAAAACTCCTGGTTCTTCAACAATAACAGTTGAAACTAAATCTACACTTCCACTGTCACCAACAACACCTGAATATACAAATTATGGGAAATTAAATAAAATATATCAAAGTATGAGGGTTGTAGATGGTGTAAAAGAATTTAATGTAGATACTGATGAAAAATTCTCATCTTTTATGGGATACTTAAATGATATCTATGCAGGAAATCCATACTCATATTCTTCTGAACTATCAAGAAAATCAATGGGAATGTTCAGAGATATAGCTACTGAAAATTCATTTAAAGCAGATACAGGAAAATGGATGATATACGGCGGACTTACTCATATAGATGGAGGAACTAAAGATACATACTATGGAAAAGGATACTATACTTATGATATAGGAAGTTCTGATATAGATTCTGATACAAAAATCACAGGAGCATATATGCTTGGAGAGTATGGAGTATCTGATGACTTTAAAGCTGGAGTGGCAGTTGGAGGAAACAAGTTTAAATCTGACTTGTCTAATGGCTCAAAAGTTGATGGAGATGCGCTGTATATTGGAGGATATGCTAAGAAGTATCTTGGAAATCTAAAAGTAACAGCAGGAGCAGGATTCCAGTATGGAGATTATGATGCAGACAGAACAGCAGCAGGAAGAGAAATTACAGAAACAAGAAGCTATTCTTCAAGCTACAATGATTTGACTTATGATATTTATCTGAATGGAAGATATTCACTTAATATTGGAGATAATCTATACTTAGAACCTTATGGAACACTGTCATATACATATGTAAAACAGGATGGAGCAGATGAGGGAAATAAAACTTTAGCAATAGAAACAGATTCACAATCATTTGACTACACAGTTGGAAAAATGGGAATAGATCTTAAAAAAGTGATACCACATGAAAAAGGAAAGAGTACATTATCAGTTGGAGCAAGCTATACAAAAATACTTGATGGAGCAGATGAGGAATATATCACAGGAAGATTTAAAGGTGGAAGCGACTTTGATATATTAGTTGCCCACAAGAATGAACATAGCTTAGGATTGAATGCTAAATATGCACTTGAACTGGAAAATGGAATCTTGTTTGATGTAAAAGGAAGCTATGCAATAGAAAGAGATTCACATAATCAATCTGGAAAGAATAAAACTGGAGGTGAATGGATAGTTGGAACAGGACTGGGTTATAAGTTCTAA
- a CDS encoding putative DNA-binding protein, protein MNKRELAKVYSETSKGEISARKALKEIEVFLETMQEALQKSHSLIFINIGIFEVKERKPRVIVNPVTKEPMKIYPRKTVKFRESKKINKG, encoded by the coding sequence ATGAATAAGAGAGAATTAGCAAAAGTATACAGTGAAACAAGTAAAGGGGAAATATCAGCAAGAAAAGCGCTGAAAGAAATAGAAGTATTTCTTGAAACAATGCAGGAGGCTTTGCAGAAAAGTCATTCATTAATATTTATAAATATAGGAATATTTGAAGTGAAGGAAAGAAAACCAAGAGTAATAGTCAATCCAGTAACTAAAGAACCTATGAAGATTTATCCAAGAAAAACAGTGAAATTCAGAGAATCTAAAAAAATAAACAAAGGATAA
- a CDS encoding putative chloramphenicol acetyltransferase CAT has translation MFHKIDMETWERKEYYYYYINFIKSKYNLNVDMDITKLLKLVKERKLKFYPTIIYAVMRGINRNREFRMSYDKDGNLGYWDYCNPSYTIFHEDDKTFSDIWSEYSEDFSVFYSNIVNDMEKYKDIKGIKSKPERPDNFSPVSSIPWLSFTGYSNDTYSESNMLFPVTVFGKYYEKDKKVLLPFSVFATHAVADGYHTCKLINDIQEIILDVEIWMNI, from the coding sequence ATGTTTCACAAGATAGATATGGAAACTTGGGAAAGAAAAGAATATTATTACTATTATATAAATTTTATAAAATCCAAATATAATCTTAATGTTGATATGGATATAACAAAACTTTTAAAATTAGTGAAAGAAAGGAAATTAAAATTCTATCCTACAATTATTTATGCAGTTATGAGAGGAATAAATAGAAATAGAGAATTTAGAATGAGCTATGACAAAGATGGAAATTTAGGTTATTGGGATTATTGCAATCCCTCTTATACCATTTTTCATGAAGATGACAAGACTTTTTCAGATATATGGAGTGAATATTCAGAAGATTTTTCGGTTTTTTATTCCAACATAGTAAATGATATGGAAAAATATAAAGATATAAAAGGAATAAAAAGCAAACCTGAACGACCTGATAACTTTTCTCCAGTTTCATCTATTCCATGGTTAAGTTTTACAGGATACAGCAATGATACTTACAGTGAGTCAAATATGCTTTTTCCTGTAACTGTATTTGGTAAATATTATGAAAAAGATAAAAAAGTATTACTTCCATTTTCTGTATTTGCTACTCATGCAGTAGCTGATGGATATCATACATGTAAACTAATAAATGATATTCAGGAAATAATTTTAGATGTAGAAATATGGATGAATATATAA
- a CDS encoding aminoacyl-histidine dipeptidase, whose protein sequence is MNYVLNEYLSHQKYFEDISRIPHGSHNEKELSDYLVKFAENLGLKVKQDKLYNVIIYKPASEGYENHPAIILQSHIDMVCEKNGDCDFDFEKDSLKLYIEDGFVRAKGTTLGADDGVGAALTMAVLADKTLKHPALECVFTVCEEVGLIGAQALDKNDFTSKRLINLDNSSSLSTYVSCSGGLRFRLKKKLEMVKCSSSAYRLEVRGLYGGHSGGNIHLERGNSNKICSRVLYHLNKEAGINLVNIDGGSKENAIPREATAIFASAADFEKIKNIVTEQREKIKKELMYSDAGLTIEVYEDKAEKMCSKDISDSIITMFYMLPNGFKHRSMVIDGLTVASQNMGVIKTIDNEVICTYSLRGAIESYNDEGMEILVNFCNIFGFEWESGSRYPAWEYSENSVMREILKTVYKDFYDKDIQIKATHGGLECGVFKKIIPDIDIVTLGAESYDVHTPNERLNLESFDNTYKLLVQYLENL, encoded by the coding sequence ATGAATTATGTTTTAAATGAATATCTGTCACACCAAAAATATTTTGAGGATATTTCCAGAATTCCTCATGGTTCACACAATGAAAAAGAATTAAGTGACTATCTTGTAAAATTTGCTGAGAACTTAGGATTAAAAGTAAAACAAGACAAATTGTATAATGTCATAATCTATAAACCTGCAAGTGAAGGCTATGAGAATCATCCTGCAATTATCCTTCAATCTCACATAGACATGGTTTGTGAAAAAAATGGAGACTGTGATTTTGATTTTGAAAAAGATTCTTTAAAATTATACATAGAAGATGGCTTTGTAAGAGCAAAGGGAACTACTCTAGGAGCTGATGACGGAGTTGGGGCTGCTTTGACAATGGCTGTTCTTGCTGATAAAACTTTAAAACATCCTGCTCTTGAATGTGTTTTTACAGTATGTGAAGAAGTTGGTCTTATAGGTGCTCAGGCTCTTGATAAAAATGATTTTACTTCAAAAAGACTCATTAACTTAGATAACAGCAGTTCATTAAGTACTTATGTTTCTTGCTCTGGAGGTCTGAGATTTAGACTAAAAAAGAAACTAGAAATGGTTAAATGCAGTTCTTCCGCTTATAGATTGGAAGTAAGAGGACTCTATGGAGGACATTCAGGAGGAAACATTCATCTTGAAAGAGGAAACTCAAATAAAATATGCAGCAGAGTTCTTTATCATTTAAACAAAGAAGCTGGAATCAATCTTGTAAATATAGATGGAGGTTCTAAGGAAAATGCTATTCCTAGAGAAGCTACTGCTATTTTTGCCAGTGCAGCTGATTTTGAAAAAATCAAAAATATCGTTACTGAACAAAGAGAAAAAATTAAAAAAGAACTTATGTACAGTGATGCTGGACTTACTATAGAAGTTTATGAAGATAAAGCAGAAAAAATGTGTTCAAAGGATATAAGTGATTCTATAATTACTATGTTCTACATGCTTCCTAATGGATTTAAACATAGAAGCATGGTAATTGATGGACTTACAGTTGCTTCTCAAAATATGGGTGTAATTAAAACTATAGATAATGAAGTTATTTGTACATACTCTCTTCGTGGAGCAATAGAATCATATAATGATGAAGGTATGGAAATATTAGTTAACTTCTGCAATATATTTGGTTTTGAATGGGAAAGCGGTTCACGTTATCCAGCATGGGAATATAGTGAAAATTCTGTTATGAGAGAAATCTTAAAAACTGTATATAAAGATTTTTATGATAAAGATATTCAGATAAAAGCTACTCATGGTGGTCTTGAATGTGGAGTATTCAAAAAAATTATTCCTGATATTGATATAGTTACATTGGGAGCTGAATCTTATGATGTTCACACTCCTAACGAGCGTTTAAACTTGGAATCATTTGACAATACATATAAGCTTCTCGTACAATATTTAGAAAATCTTTAG
- the kpsU gene encoding 3-deoxy-manno-octulosonate cytidylyltransferase, with protein MKFLGVIPSRYASTRLEGKPLKNICGFTMVEWVYRRALLSKLDNVVIATDDERIVKEIKSFNGNVIMTRKDHSNGTSRIAEVCETYSEYDVIVNIQGDEPLIEPEMINSIIDSFLKDKSIVMSTLKHKLNTMEEIENPNSVKVVTDKNDFAIYFSRSVIPYPRNLDLKNYYKHIGIYGYKRDFVMEYSKLESTPLEISESLEQLRVLENGYKIKVIETPYKIIGVDTQEELDKVREYITKHNIKIK; from the coding sequence TTGAAATTTTTAGGAGTTATACCATCGAGATATGCCTCAACAAGATTAGAGGGAAAGCCATTGAAAAATATATGTGGATTTACAATGGTAGAATGGGTATATAGAAGAGCTCTTTTGTCAAAATTAGATAATGTAGTAATTGCAACAGATGATGAGAGAATAGTAAAAGAAATAAAATCTTTTAATGGAAATGTTATTATGACAAGAAAAGATCACAGTAATGGAACAAGCAGAATAGCAGAAGTTTGTGAAACATATTCTGAATATGATGTTATTGTAAATATTCAAGGTGATGAGCCTTTAATAGAACCTGAGATGATAAATTCCATAATTGATTCATTTTTAAAAGATAAATCTATTGTTATGAGTACACTAAAACATAAATTAAATACTATGGAAGAAATAGAAAATCCAAATTCTGTAAAAGTAGTAACTGATAAAAATGATTTTGCAATATATTTTTCAAGAAGTGTAATTCCTTATCCAAGAAATCTAGACTTAAAAAATTATTATAAACATATAGGAATATATGGATATAAAAGAGATTTTGTAATGGAATATTCAAAACTGGAATCTACTCCTTTAGAGATTTCAGAATCTTTAGAGCAGCTTAGAGTGTTAGAAAATGGGTATAAAATTAAGGTTATAGAAACTCCTTATAAAATAATAGGGGTAGATACTCAGGAAGAACTGGATAAAGTTAGAGAGTACATCACAAAACATAATATAAAAATAAAATAA
- a CDS encoding putative phosphoglycerate mutase: MEIYFIRHGETLWNTLKIFQGSSDSPLTELGISQAEKLSKKLKDIEFTDFYSSPMGRTIQTTKIIMGDRKQKIKFIEEFKEISMGDIEGVPRSEFEEKYPKEFYDFFNNPVDYDPKVYHGENYYEVIERVKKGLDKLLSYLNVNDKVVVVTHGVTLKALFHIITKEKMDELGAAKVPQNTSVSIVKYENGKFNIEVFSDTSHLD, from the coding sequence ATGGAAATTTATTTTATCAGACATGGAGAAACACTATGGAATACTTTAAAAATATTTCAGGGAAGTTCTGATTCTCCACTTACAGAATTAGGAATATCTCAGGCAGAAAAACTTTCAAAAAAACTTAAAGATATCGAATTTACAGACTTTTATTCTTCTCCTATGGGAAGAACCATTCAAACAACAAAAATTATTATGGGAGACAGAAAACAAAAAATAAAATTCATAGAAGAATTTAAAGAAATTTCTATGGGTGATATTGAAGGAGTTCCACGCTCAGAATTTGAAGAAAAATATCCAAAAGAATTTTATGATTTTTTTAATAATCCTGTAGATTATGATCCAAAAGTTTATCATGGAGAAAATTATTATGAAGTAATAGAAAGAGTGAAAAAAGGATTAGATAAGCTTTTATCATATCTTAATGTCAATGACAAAGTTGTTGTTGTTACTCATGGAGTAACTTTAAAAGCCTTGTTTCATATTATAACAAAAGAAAAAATGGATGAATTAGGTGCTGCTAAAGTTCCACAAAATACAAGCGTTTCAATAGTAAAGTATGAAAATGGAAAATTCAATATAGAAGTTTTTTCTGATACATCACATTTGGACTAA